Within Scomber japonicus isolate fScoJap1 chromosome 1, fScoJap1.pri, whole genome shotgun sequence, the genomic segment CGACTGTCATCACGGGGTAGATAATTGTAGTCCAGTCAAGTAGAAAAGTAATTTATATTCTTAGGGttaaaaaatcaatttctaAAACCATCCAATCTTAAAATTCTGCACCTCAAGTCAAAATGGATATGACACCACTAACCGTTActgtaaaggcccatttatgctttggcatggatgttaaccaatacatccaccagggggcagcaccgagtcaaaagtttatgacaacaacaaactcaaaaacaaacatggcgactgtggaggagatattgataatgttcctcttgcaaaaaagacaaaaacgatatgtttaaagtttctaaccaactcacaaaacctttcctcaaaaagttcctccattgttatttctttttcgtgtctcactagagcacAGAGGGTCAAACTCACtgtcattcaagggccacatacagcctgatcccatgtgggccggatcagtaaaaagatggaaggaaggaaggaaggaaggaaggacggaaggaaggaaagaaggaaggaagaaaggaaggaaggaaggaaggaagaaagggagaaaggaaggaaggaaggaaggacagatgtaaagaagggaaaaaggggaaaaggaagagaagacaagaaggaaggaagaaaggaaggaaggaaggaaggaaggaaggaaagaaggaaaagaagacaggaaagaaagatggaaggaagaaagggagcaaggacagatggaaggaaggaaggaaggaaggaaggtaaagaagacaggatggagagcGGGCTGCATTGGACTCCTTGGcaggccagttctggcccacgggccgcaagTTTGACAGAGCTACGTATGGAGTAGTGATAGCAACACTGCCCCCTCATGGtatccggtggtactgctccgtttggtccgtagccgtaagctttatggaaacgtgcagaaatacggatgaaatgaacgcagagcacgaacagaaggctccgtctggatccgtatttaacattgagcataaatgggccttaaagtGTAAATGTTCATTTAACCAGAATTATCCTTTGAGGTAGAAACATGTATAAACCACTAACACCCTGAAGCCTTCCTGATTTCCCTCCATGATTCCTCTTGACGTCTGAAATGTGAAAGGGTGAAGTGATGTGTGCAGCGTCTCTCACCCCTGGCATTGCCTGGGCGGCAGGTTAATTATCTCTATAGTTTTCACAAGTGGCGCCCGCAGCGGGTTTGAGTGACAGCATCAGGACCTGCGATGTCACAGAGGCAACGGGAGCAGCTAATTATTTCATGAGCACTCGACACTCCGAGGACTTCttccctgtctttctctctgtttttatcTCCTTCTCGCTCCCACAGTCACAATATTGTCAATTTGCTGTAGTGTGAGCCGCTGAAGGCATATGAGGTTATGAGTAAAGAGTGAAATGCTCCTCCGCTGTGCGCCTCCTCTGTAAAGATTTTGTTGCCtcgctgcaggattcaggagagagagataagCAATAAGCCTTCTGTGAGGAGAAGATTTCTGATTTATTCTGACATTCTTTTGTCACACTGGCCTCTTGTCAGGTTTCTCTGAACTGCCAGAGATGTATTTGaggtagattttttttccttttttttttttcttacagtgtTGCCAGTGGCTCACTGCTCCAGTCTAATGAGCCATCTGGGCCTGGCGATGTACTTTGGCACTAAAGTCTCACATGTCCTAGTAGGGGTGACACTGGCACACATGGCTGCAAACTCAATAAAAAGCATGCTGGGTGAAACGGGGTTAATAATGCTCCTACAGCAACATGCCTGCAGTGCAGCTTTGGTAACAAATGACTAAAactgtgatgtgttgtgtgtaagCAGAGCTGCCTATAAATACAGATTTAATACCCTGACCTGACAGACACACCAGCATGTCAGAGTTGTTGAACTCTTTGCACTCGATGTATGCAAAttgtcaaatgtgttttatatgttttggggCTATAAATATTTCAGATATCCTGATCACAAGTAAACCTCCATACATGAGTTTTAAAGTCAACCCATTACTGCAGATGTTACCTTCTTATCATCAGGTTTAGTCTTATTCAGTGTCACAGTATAAACAGGAACTGCTAATAGATCAATCctgcaataaatacaatattcaaTAAATGAGTCCTTCAGCTACTCTGACAAAGTAGTTTATTAGCTTTCCTGCAGCCGACTGAAGCCAAACAACAAATGTGGAGTTAATGTTATCGCATCACAATCCTTAAGTTCAAATATATACAACAGCCAATATATCCACAGTTGTTCCAGTAGAGCTCCAGAATATGAAATTGCAGAATATAAACTCTTTAGTTTTTCATGAGAGTGAACGTCAGTAACCTCGGCAACATGTGCTGATGTCATCTCCTCAGCAAAGTAAGAAAACAAAGTTATCAGGGCAGCTGGAACCTGAGCTTAGTCTCACAGGAAGTATATTTACATACGTTCACGGTTTTAGACCTTTGACCATATTTAACATTGACAAACATCATAAACTTATGTGATCATATGTACAGTTGAAACATAAATGATTTGGTGTGTAGCTGCTCTGTAAGAATAGATATAAAGACCTGCCTTAACCAGAATCTAATCAGGAAAAACATCCTTCATTATTCTCCCCAAACCTCAATAAATCACTCATTTCTTATAAACTTCCTTCTTAGTTTTCACAGTCACTCAATCATCAACTATATGTCATGAAAACTGTTCCTGCTCCTGTCTTTTAtctaccttcctctttttgaATTGACAGCACACCAGATcagtaaaatattgattagCAGATGTGAATAGACTCTTTCAGTGTCCATGATGTTATGTGAAGGCAGTTTGGTCCAAGAAACAGCCGCAGAGTCGAGACCAAGATCCCTGACCTATGAGACCAACCTGAGGGGGAAACTGTCTTAAAAGCTGAACTCTAATCAGTGTTTGGTAATCTGACGTGGTTTCCTCTCTCTTTGGATCATCTCAGTTTCTCAAAGCACTTCATAATGAGGGAGGTCAGGGCTACAGGGTGGTAATCATTGAGGTAGGAAGGTCTATTTAATTCATGGTGGACTTCTTTAGGCTTGAGGGAACCACAGACTGGGCGAGGGATTTTGAATATCATGGTGAGTCTGGGGGCAAGCTGGTCTGGACCTTAGCATAACGTCTGAGCATCACAAGGCTTGCAAagtaataaacattttaaagctgtcATCCATGGAGCAGGAACTATGTATAAATGTGCCACACAATAACAGACAAGTTAAGGACAGTACATCCCCTTTTTATCAGCAATTTATGAGAGAAGTTAAGTTATGTAACTattatacaacatgtttgatgtTTAAACAGCTGGATATGCTCAGGTCTGTTGGTTCCAACCCATTTTACAGCTGGTCTATTGTTCTGAAATGCAGGGTACATGCAGGACATTTGGCAGGACCATCCCTGTCCTATGCAGACACCCTTACCTGTATATAAAGATGCTGCAGGTGGCTGTGAGAGGCAGAGAATCTGGAGGCAGAGGTGAGTTTGGACCATCATGGCTTCCACACAGGTGctccttcttcagctgctgctgTTCTCACTGCCGTCTGAATCAGCTTACATGGGGGCAACTGCAGCTTTCTCCTACAAAGGAAGACACCCTAATGGAACAATTGCGGTGAGaaatttaacttttaataatagGCAACATTACATCATATTTTCCTTGATTATATGACAGAACTTTTTCATATATTGAATCACTTATCACTATTACTATTGTCAAACTCGTCTCATTTTAAGAACGAAATGCTTAACAGCTCCCCGCCTAGTCTTCTGCTCATATTGGACGTCTTTTGGTGAAACAAATGCACTTACTAGGAACACTGTAGTAGAAAAGCCAAATGCATCAATGTGGTGTTGCTCCATTGTATGTTTCACTCAGGTGAAGAAGAAGGTGGAAGGGGGCAGACTTCCCTTCTCGATTCAGTCCAATAGACGAGTGATCAGTTGGAGGGCATGACATTGTTCAGCAGGTTTGGTGCAATGTGGAAGCGGaccaaatcaaataaaaatgcacCAAACTATAAAGTGTGAAAGCTTCCTTAACATTATAATGGCTGTGtttacaaaacacaacacaagtaCAGTCATCTTTGAATAATATTTGTCTTACATTGATCCCTTCCTACAGCTGGAGTTTCGCTACCGGGACACTATATATGACTGTCAGTACTCCATTGACTGGAAGTGTTACAGGAGCAACTGTGATACTGTGCAGCATCGGACAGGCGTAATTGACAGGAGCACGAACACACTACCCGGTGTCCCTGAATGGTGTGAAACTGAAAACGTGTTGACAAAACATCTTCCTGATGACAAACCTTTCAATATGGGGTAGGCTTcttatgtattttattgctgCTGAAACTCTTCCAGTTGCACATAATATATCACATATGATATATTTCGTGGCTCTGGTTATCATAAAGTAAGTAATCATAAGTAATGGTTATTAGATGAAGTACTTTAAAAGTGTTGTTTGTAAACCTACCAGGGAATCTTTCTGCTGTTGGATCCCAGCACATAATCTTATAAGTTTGAGACTACTGGCTCATGTGGATCTGGGAACAAGATCTGACACTGGAGAGCCGAACAGATCACCAGATGTTGCCAATCTGTCTTTTCTACGGTGAGTTTCTTGCATTTAGAGTGAAACAGTATCATCTAATCATCAGAAACTGTGTGGGGAATTTGAACTTCCTTGGCACGCCCAGACACTCTGGTGGCAAAAGGCCATGCAAGCCTATAAACACTGAAGTGAGCAGGCTGAAAGCATCATAGCCATCACACATTTTCACCCAAACCGTTTCTGGtgtctgcaaacaaaaacacatgccaTCAGAATAATCTGGAAAATGCTAAACTTGGATGATTTGATCCTTTGGtttaaaattaataatttgtCTCTAACTTGTGTTAATGTGCTTATTCAAGAGTTCCTCAGAACTGCTCGCGGTCATACAGGCTGATGGCCTTTGATCCTGATGGAGACACAGTTAGATGCAGATATGGAAATACTGAAGATTCAGAGTGCAGCATATGCAACCAACATTCAGGCTTCCTCTTAGATGAGGTTAGTTAAAAAATCTATATCATAATTAATTGTAGAACAGACTGGAAGTTTGCCTCATTAAACAGGTAAATGTTCACATTTCTAGGAGTCGTGCACATTAAACTACCGCTTCGCTGATGCTGGCCCTAAAGTTTATGGATTTGAGTTGATGGTGGAAGATTTCCCACGATACAACATCACGCTGGCTTACTCAGACGGATCATTTTCCTCCAAGTCTCCACTGACTGTGGGGAGAAACAGACGAGCCCCCAACCCAAATCCATGGACCACCATGTCTCCACCTACCACATTTAGCCGGAGGAAGCAGAATACAACCAATGCTCCCACAATACCAATAACCCCACTACACAATGCTAAAGGACCACTGCACATCTCTGATTCCCTCAGCAAACTACCTTTGCAGTTCTCTGTTCTGGGTAAGTCAGGTTTTACTCCTCGTTGAGACACTCTGGCAACGTCTTAATATGTGATATTTACACAGAGCCATAGCAAGGATTTTAGAAACAGTGAAGTCAGAAGTACAAGTCTCACCTGGACTAGAAAGTTTCACCAAGCTGGAAAAAGGATCAAAGTCAATTCAGGAGAACGAGAAATAATCTTAGAAAATCCAAACACTCTTCTTTCTGATCGAAAACAGGCTCCTGCAACTAAATCATTGAATGTTCGTTTTAAGATTTCAGTTAATTATGGTATTCCAGTATTTCAGAACATGTTGCACAGTTTCAATTGATCTGTTTTTGATCTCCAGTGGACCCACCTGCTCCCTCATGTCAGGAAGGAGAGTATTTGCCAATGTTTGTGAATCCAACACCCCAACATGGAGATCACATCCATGCAGAGGTCAACAAAGAAGTGGAGATCAGAGTGAAAGCACGAGCTACATACTCCACGTAAGTGAGAACCATTCCTGTCAATTGAAGAGATAACATCAATATCACGAGGAAACCTGTGGtttctttgatttgttttcatacagactagatgacatcatcatgagtGGGCCACTGGGAATCAGCAAGCACAGGATCACACATGATCAGTTCGTCATTAGGTGGACACCTGCTCCAGAGGACTTGGGAGAGCATTATGCAGTCTGCTTTGCTGTTGAATCATTAACAGAGTGAGCCTTGGGTTCATTGGTTTTATGCTTGTATTAGTATGTGTGTAACACTGTGTTTTAGCTGTTTTAAACTATCACAATCACTATTACCATCCCATGCGGTCATTGGTTTAGTTTATTAATAAGATTCAAATTCATTCCATCCACTATATCTTTATACAATATATGAATGTTAGAATCTTACTGAAGTTACCTTAAATATACACTGTGTAAGTCTGCAATTAAAAACAATCTGCAATGAAAAATCAGTATAATTGAATTAGTGACATACATTAGTCCTCCCAGTTAAACGGTTTAATCAATATTCACCGATGCTTTTCAGGTCCCGCATCTATCAGTCTGAGATGAGATGTGTTGTGGTCGACGTTAAGAAGGAGCAAGGTCAGCAACACTCATGAAGTAACATGCAAAACACTGATGTGGTTAAacatatattgtgtatattgttacAATATATGGAGAGGTTACTGTCATACTGTACGATGGTCAACAGCGTCGTCTTAAAGGAgggaaaaacttttttttccactgtgaaaATAATGTCATGGGTGGGGCCACGTTCCTATTGGCCAGTCACACAACTCGATGGGTAGCTAGCTGAGCAAGTTGGTAATCAAAATCATTCCCATCATAGGAATGAGTGTTTAGCCTTAACAGGTTATGAGAGTAACAGATCAGGGGTATTAAAGGATGTTTAAATGGTTAGTAATGTGGAGATCAGCTCAGCTAACATCACTGaagattaaacattaaataggCTATCCTAAATGTAAGCTAGTTTTCCATTACTGATGtgttagtagtactagtaaagCTTGGTAAACTTGGTAAGTTTCTACATTTGCACTTGCTAGCCTCAAACCACCTAAAGAGTAATTGCTTGTTCAGCTTGTTCATCATATAAAACCTAGCATGATGGCTAATTAGCGACTAGCTTTACTAGCGATTAGCAtgctaataatataatacacattCATGAATATGAGTGCTATTCTTTGTCCATGATAACctgacaaaaacacatcagtaatGGCAAACTAGCTTACATGTAGAATAGCACTCATATTAATGaatgtgtattatattattagcaTGCTAATCGCTAGTAAAGCTAATCGCTAATTAGCCATCATGCTAGGTTGTAGGCCTATATGATGAACATGCAGTTACTCTTCAGGTGCTTTGAGGCTAGCAAGTGCAAATGTAGAAACTAACTCACTACTCACTAAATAAGGAGTGAAACTATCTAAATCAACATATTCATTTggtatttgatttaaaaagtgtaaaccAGGTGAGTCTGCAAGTTTACCTAGCATGATGGCTAATTAGCGATTAGCAtgctaataatataatacacattCATGAATATGAGTGCTATTCTTTGTCCATGACAATCTGACAAACACATCAGTAACAGCAAACTAGGTTATATTTAGGATAgtctatttaatgtttaatcttCAGTGATGTTAGCTGAGCTGATTTCCACATTACTAACCAGTTAAACACCTTTTAATACCTCTGATCTGTTTCTCTACCTGTTAGGGCTAGACTCTCATTCCTATGATGGGAATGATTTTGATTACCAACTTGCTCGGCTAGCTACCCATCAAGTTGTGTGTGTAATCATCTTACCCAAACATCGGAGTCTATGCGCTCTACTAAGGCAGCGCATCTGTGCCAGTGAATCGTCAATGGTGTAATGATTCAGTTTGACTCCCAAGACGATTCTCACCTGACTGGCCAATAGGAACGTGGCCCCGCCCATGACATTATTTTCGCAGCGAGAGCAAAATCCTGGCAGGAGAGCAAAGAAATTGCAtcgagagagaaaagaaaaatgtcttgagagaaatacttttttttaagagaaaatgttttcacactgatagcaaaaaatatatatatttaagaatttaaaaaagtattttgagagagattttttttctcagaaaaaaaaaacaaacaaaaactttctctcaaaactttttttagtcttagtatattattattttctgctATCGGTATGAacattttttctctcaaatatacattttttctcTCATGACATGCTTTTTTGCTATCAATGTGATAACTTTTTCTCACAAACGTTTATTTTCCCTCTcagatgatttattttctcgcgtgtaataaagacacaaatctaactccatagaTATCCagttgatatgactaactcagtaTCACTGAgctcacatcaacttttaaacgACTGGGTGGAAAAAATGGTTTAAAGAATATTTCCTTTGCTCTAGTTAAATCCAATGTGATCTGCGGTGAGTCCACAATGACAGTAGAGATTGAGAAATCATCCCTGTCTGGACTCCATGAGGATAACCTGCAGCTCAGTGATCCCACCAACGCCGCCTGCAGCCTCGAACGCCACTCAAACAGCACACACGTCATCGCTGTCATCCCCCTCAACGCCTGCGGCACTCAGCTCGAGGTAAAGACGCATCCACGGTTTCATTACCTGCTGTTTGTAATTACTGATGCTGCTTTGAGGACTGAATAAATAACCTTTCACTCTGCAGGAGGATGATGACAACCTCATTTTCAAGAATGAAATCATCATGGTTGACGACCACAGCGACCTGATCACCAGGAAACACCTGCTGGAAGTGGAGTTCTACTGCCAGTACCCCAAACGGGGAAATGTGGCACTGGGCTTCACTGCACACAGGACAAATGTCACAGTGTGGGAGAAGGGTTTCGGCACATTCACCTACCAGTTTGAGTTCTTCGAAGCCAATAATTTCCAAACCATGATGGATCAAAACTCATACCCTCTGGAGTATGATATAGGGAGCAGGATCTACATGGAGATGGAGGCCTCCTCTTCAGTCAACAACACTGAGCTGTTTGTAGAGTCCTGCTGGGCTGCACCATATGACAACTCCAACTACCAGCCAACCTACCCCATCATTGAAAATGGGTAAGCATGAGAAAACACCCTCTAGTGGTGGTGGGGGGACATTACAGGCTCTTTATGATAAGTTTGTACTGTCGTGGAAATTGTCATACAACGTGACATCTGCTCATCTCAACAAGTAAAGAACAAACCTAATCTATTATAGTTTCTGAAGTAAGAAAGAAATCATCTGTGATAGGTCAGCCATCTCAATCTATATCACTACAGCCGTTAGCAAATAGATACTCAACAGTTCTCTTGTTGTTTATCTCTGCTGTATACCCAAAACGGCACCTAGGGGGCATATCGCCACATATTAACATGAAACTGACAAATTGCCGATATATATCATCTGATATCTCAATTTTGGCTTTTGCTAGATTTCGTCGACccctttttttgtctgtgtttgattcAGACTTGGTATTTAAACTCCTCCACCTTCACATTTACTTTTTGGAAGTCTTTCGAAGACTTTTTGGAGTGCCTTCATCCTTTCAAGTGTTaactttaaaaagtaaaaaacacacaaacacacacacgttggtAAACACCACCAATAGCATACTAATATTCTGTCCATATATTAGCATCTATCATAAGGCTTGGAGTCACAGAGACAATGTTTCATGTCTCTTTTTGTTGCTTTGACCAGGTGTGAAGTGGACGAGACTGTTGAAATCTATTCTCCTGACCATCAGACACAATTCAAGTTCAGCATGGAGGCCTTCAAGTTCATCGGACTGCATGACCAGGTGACAAGTATTTAGTCAGACTGGAAGAAATGACTgtgatacattttattgttttctaaAGGCTTAGAAGTGATAGTTTGGGTCCTGTGCTTATTTCCTCTTTTGCTGAGTTAGATGAGAGGATCAGTACCACAGTAAATCTCTAAAACTCGTAAATTAACATTGATggacatgttgttttttaatccaTTCAAACACAGAAGTATTAAAACTACAGTTAGAGTTTTTGAGGGGATTATTAGAGCCCGaacgctgaccagcgcgaagccctattgtatctgtaaaccgacatgcataggggggcgagggcccgttcaccgctgcttgcagctttaattagtaTTAGTGTTTGTTAGCTGGGTGCTTTGATCTACTGAACTTTACATTACTCCATGTTGGTTTTTGTGCAGAACAAGTGAGATGAAATGTGTTAACTGGTATTTGTTCACTTGGAGAAACATCAGTCTATCTGCTGAGATAATGACATCATGTCCTTTTATACTCAGGTGTACATTAGCTGCTCAGTCATGATGTGTGAAGCAGGGAACCCCAACACCAGGTGCTCACAGGGATGCATCAACTCCACACGGTCGGGcgatcaccaccatcaccatcgcAAGAGAGAGGCTGTCATCCAGAGTGCAAACCACTTTATTTCCCAGGGTCCACTGCGCCTCAGGAGATCAGCAGAGGGCACAGGTATGAGTACATGAAACAGGAAGAGTACACCTGCCTTGTTTGTCTGCCTAGAATTCaaattgtttctttttcctacAGACCAGACCAACCTGaatctgaacctgaacctggtCTTCATCGCTGGATGTCTTCTAGCAGCAGTTGGCATGATCAGTGCTGCGGTCATGTACAAAGCCAAAATGTCAAAGGACAAATACGAACCTTTGCCTGCATTTGAAAGCTAGAACAGAAGCGTGTGCAGAATACCAGTCCTATATTCATTATATCTGGATTTAAAAATCACTTTCAATCATTTCTGCTTTCAGG encodes:
- the LOC128369193 gene encoding CUB and zona pellucida-like domain-containing protein 1; protein product: MASTQVLLLQLLLFSLPSESAYMGATAAFSYKGRHPNGTIALEFRYRDTIYDCQYSIDWKCYRSNCDTVQHRTGVIDRSTNTLPGVPEWCETENVLTKHLPDDKPFNMGVPQNCSRSYRLMAFDPDGDTVRCRYGNTEDSECSICNQHSGFLLDEESCTLNYRFADAGPKVYGFELMVEDFPRYNITLAYSDGSFSSKSPLTVGRNRRAPNPNPWTTMSPPTTFSRRKQNTTNAPTIPITPLHNAKGPLHISDSLSKLPLQFSVLVDPPAPSCQEGEYLPMFVNPTPQHGDHIHAEVNKEVEIRVKARATYSTLDDIIMSGPLGISKHRITHDQFVIRWTPAPEDLGEHYAVCFAVESLTESRIYQSEMRCVVVDVKKEQVKSNVICGESTMTVEIEKSSLSGLHEDNLQLSDPTNAACSLERHSNSTHVIAVIPLNACGTQLEEDDDNLIFKNEIIMVDDHSDLITRKHLLEVEFYCQYPKRGNVALGFTAHRTNVTVWEKGFGTFTYQFEFFEANNFQTMMDQNSYPLEYDIGSRIYMEMEASSSVNNTELFVESCWAAPYDNSNYQPTYPIIENGCEVDETVEIYSPDHQTQFKFSMEAFKFIGLHDQVYISCSVMMCEAGNPNTRCSQGCINSTRSGDHHHHHRKREAVIQSANHFISQGPLRLRRSAEGTDQTNLNLNLNLVFIAGCLLAAVGMISAAVMYKAKMSKDKYEPLPAFES